In the genome of Sardina pilchardus chromosome 14, fSarPil1.1, whole genome shotgun sequence, one region contains:
- the tmem141 gene encoding transmembrane protein 141: protein MVNIGLTKVDDALVAKHPGLQRYAACQSHAFMKGVGTVFVGTGGLFLIQRALQTRLPYPLQWNLLVSIVSASVGSYAITRWETQKCTDYWYYLEKGSYPDKTVPQEEPPAAPAAPAAPAGPKVTVYGDRME, encoded by the exons ATGGTTAATATCGGACTTACGAAAGTAGATGACGCACTTGTAGCAAAGCATCCG GGTTTGCAACGGTATGCTGCCTGTCAGTCGCATGCCTTCATGAAAGGAGTCGGTACTGTTTTTGTAG GCACGGGTGGATTGTTTCTCATTCAACGAGCTCTGCAAACACGACTCCCATACCCACTGCAGTGGAACCTGTTAGTGTCAATAG TGTCCGCTTCCGTTGGAAGCTATGCAATAACGCGCTGGgagacacagaaatgcacagacTACTGGTACTACCTTGAGAAAGGGAGCTACCCAGACAAAACTGTTCCAC AGGAAGAAccccctgctgctcctgctgctcctgccgcTCCTGCTGGCCCGAAGGTTACTGTGTATGGGGACAGGATGGAGTAA